The Polyodon spathula isolate WHYD16114869_AA chromosome 23, ASM1765450v1, whole genome shotgun sequence genome has a window encoding:
- the rad18 gene encoding E3 ubiquitin-protein ligase RAD18, which translates to MYKEFMSSKPSFGSRVQLTVTESDLRNNRVLDDLVKSFRSARQQFLRIESESPPKTNCKGPIRKKVQENMLRNCFLQKANPLSSSKEAESQPSCTDIRPKTLLEKNIKVEPLEIPTGSASSTSSNPERPSSSLRVKQFIKVECPACGLGISEQHINKHLDICVMKGEKKESLRSSVAKRKPMAKVVYDLLSDRDLKKRLKELTLTTQGTRQQLIKRHQEYVQMYNAQCDSLNPRSAQEIVNEVEKNEKIRAQYDRQSNSVMVFSKNQTEEEIEEIHAQYRKQHQSEFHLLIEKVRSRWNSGKRKLKEEPIIEGSCERECSTDVKKPYRDMTPETYKPQSESEVSLEDESLLMNDIQEPSSPSLSVISISSSCSDIFNFEVTDEHEDHTNNTLETES; encoded by the exons ATGTATAAGGAATTCATGTCTTCAAAACCCAGTTTTGGGTCACGGGTGCAGTtg ACTGTGACTGAATCAGATTTGAGAAATAACAGAGTCCTTGATGATCTTGTAAAGAGCTTCCGATCTGCAAG GCAGCAGTTTTTGCGGATTGAGTCCGAATCTCCACCAAAGACAAATTGTAAAGGACCCATCAGAAAAAAAGTGCAAGAAAATATGTTACGTAACTGCTTTCTTCAGAAAGCAAACCCTTTATCATCTTCAAAAGAGGCTGAATCACAACCTTCCTGTACAGACATAAGACCCAAGActcttttggaaaaaaatattaagGTGGAGCCCCTAGAGATTCCTACAGGATCTGCATCCAGTACATCTTCCAACCCTGAACGACCTTCATCTTCTTTGAGGGTTAAGCAATTTATAAAAG TGGAATGTCCAGCATGTGGACTTGGCATTTCTGAACAGCATATCAACAAACATCTGGACATCTGTGTGATGAAGGGTGAGAAAAAGGAGAGCCTGAGAAG CTCTGTTGCCAAAAGGAAACCCATGGCCAAAGTGGTTTATGACCTGCTGTCTGATCGAGACCTAAAGAAAAGACTAAAGGAGCTCACCCTTACCACACAGGGAACCAGACAGCAGCTCATTAAAAGGCACCAGGAGTATGTTCAAATGTACAATGCTCAGTGTGACTCATTAAACCCCAGATCAG CTCAGGAAATTGTAAACGAAGTTGAAAAGAATGAGAAGATAAGAGCACAATATGACAGACAATCCAATAGt gTGATGGTGTTTTCAAAGAATCAAACAGAAGAAGAAATTGAagaaatacatgcacaatacc GTAAACAGCACCAGAGCGAGTTTCATCTTCTGATTGAGAAGGTTAGAAGTCGCTGGAACTCGGGGAAAAGGAAGCTTAAAGAAGAGCCAATAATAGAAGGATCTTGTGAAAGAGAATGTTCAACAG ATGTGAAGAAGCCATACAGAGACATGACACCAGAGACTTACAAACCCCAGTCTGAATCCGAAGTTTCTTTGGAAGATGAGTCACTCCTTATGAATGACATCCAAGAACCCTCAAGTCCTTCATTATCTGTGATTTCGATTAGCAG